One window from the genome of Yarrowia lipolytica chromosome 1B, complete sequence encodes:
- a CDS encoding uncharacterized protein (Compare to YALI0B02552g, weakly similar to wi|NCU01254.1 Neurospora crassa NCU01254.1 hypothetical protein, similar to Saccharomyces cerevisiae ZRG17 (YNR039C); ancestral locus Anc_6.357), with translation MDILEDTTEESNYSSIPTTPRINKKKERPSSTYSNLRLSIYGEDDKGLLPAPVTSGSSTNYSAGLPSLAQLADLPTAPPPQWTQAGMTGSPSRASFRAPSPTRNSPLMPPRSRSPMRSQSPQRPQSGIWDGKFDPRADSNGFLTPNNTNATTNTANNSTTSVNNANPFNFEQTTYSLSPPVKPSQRRGHRYKHSSVSINFFEEPNKAPLAIPKSHPIPNAKEALQSMSRDQRARMCWSGVHLLAAFVIFSLSSHDYTALAALAHLVLYDALGATLTAAVDILGNFEVWKKSSIHHPFGLQRAEVLAGFALSVALIFMGGDLLSHSVETVVEVFYDADHVVHDHNSDMTSVPHADDHGHRNTHGHGHGHSKDGTSVLSGTDLSITILALLVTVISAYGLKNHQRIGKAMRHNTLAQLPLPSFLSNPSHLMTITSSLAIISYLLFPGSGSEVLDSIVTPIIALSMCYVGWQLAKSLGGMLIMSFPGVNRISDIEQAILAENLVKSVSDVSFWQVHHNLCLVSMRIEMNQASSMEEQALKARAAEIAKNILTPDYEDMLDQVRWETTIDITR, from the coding sequence ATGGATATTTTAGAAGACACGACGGAAGAAAGCAACTACTCTTCGATCCCCACGACGCCGCGGatcaacaagaaaaaagaacGGCCCTCGTCCACCTACTCAAACCTCCGATTGTCCATCtatggagaagacgacaaGGGACTACTACCGGCTCCAGTCACCTccggctcctccacaaactACTCTGCAGGTCTACCGTCTCTCGCGCAGCTCGCAGACCTACCCACAGCCCCACCACCTCAATGGACCCAAGCAGGAATGACAGGATCGCCCAGTAGAGCCTCATTTCGTGCACCATCACCTACGCGCAACAGCCCCCTAATGCCTCCTCGATCGAGATCTCCCATGCGATCACAGAGTCCCCAACGGCCACAGAGCGGTATCTGGGACGGCAAATTCGACCCTCGAGCCGACTCAAACGGCTTCTTGACCCCCAACAATACCAATGCAACAACCAACACAGCAAACAATTCCACAACTAGCGTCAACAATGCCAACCCTTTCAATTTTGAACAGACCACATACTCGCTGTCACCGCCGGTCAAGCCGTCGCAACGACGAGGTCACAGATACAAACACTCCTCGGTGTCAATCAACTTCTTCGAGGAGCCAAATAAAGCGCCCTTGGCCATCCCGAAATCGCACCCCATCCCTAACGCAAAAGAGGCGCTGCAGTccatgtcacgtgaccagcgTGCTCGTATGTGCTGGTCTGGCGTTCATCTGCTGGCGGCGTTTGTCATCTTTTCTCTATCATCGCATGACTACACTGCGTTGGCTGCTTTGGCGCATCTTGTGCTGTATGATGCTCTGGGAGCTACTCTTACAGCTGCAGTCGATATTTTAGGTAACTTTGAGGTGTGGAAGAAGTCGTCGATCCACCATCCCTTTGGTCTTCAGCGAGCTGAGGTTCTGGCTGGTTTTGCGCTTTCCGTCGCTCTCATTTTCATGGGTGGAGATCTCCTTTCTCACTCTGTAGAGACTGTGGTTGAGGTGTTCTACGATGCGGACCATGTAGTGCACGATCACAATTCTGATATGACATCTGTGCCCCATGCTGACGACCATGGTCACAGAAACACCCATGGACATGGTCATGGGCATAGCAAGGATGGAACCTCTGTGCTTTCAGGAACCGATCTCAGCATCACCATTCTTGCTCTTCTGGTGACCGTCATTTCTGCCTACGGATTGAAGAACCATCAGCGAATCGGAAAAGCTATGCGACACAACACTCTTGCCCAGCTTCCTCTTCCCTCTTTCCTTTCCAACCCTTCGCATTTGATGACCATCACCTCTTCGCTGGCTATTATTTCTTACCTTCTCTTCCCCGGGTCTGGCTCTGAGGTTCTCGATTCCATTGTCACTCCTATCATTGCACTTTCAATGTGCTACGTTGGTTGGCAGCTGGCCAAGTCCCTTGGAGGAATGCTCATCATGTCGTTTCCCGGTGTTAACCGAATCTCTGATATTGAACAGGCCATTCTGGCTGAGAACCTTGTCAAGTCCGTCTCCGACGTGTCGTTCTGGCAGGTTCACCACAACCTGTGTCTCGTCAGTATGCGGATAGAGATGAACCAGGCTTCCAGTatggaggagcaggctctcaaggcaCGCGCTGCTGAGATTGCAAAGAACATCCTCACGCCGGACTACGAGGATATGCTGGATCAAGTGAGGTGGGAAACCACGATTGATATCACCAGATAG
- a CDS encoding uncharacterized protein (Compare to YALI0B02574g, similar to uniprot|P39925 Saccharomyces cerevisiae YER017C Mitochondrial respiratory chain complexes assembly protein AFG3 (EC 3.4.24.-) (TAT-binding homolog 10)), whose amino-acid sequence MNPSIVSLRTLRVGLRVATRAHTLPVAQRRLFSFQTSSSLLRNWVFNKPQNDKKEKDDKNAPGGMWWQNHRQEGGNNNQGGQGGDGKDPKKPNLPMGESILTNLLVFALLSWYLSSPSNSGPKLSWQEFQSGYLEKGMVKKMTVENGQRVVAELTSPVQQPNGTTTSIVEFAIGSVESFERRMEEAQDALHIAAADRIPIHYVRRSSLLGTLLPLIPTILMLAGFFFISRLGRQGGKGGPGGGGGLFGMGKSKAKLFNKETDVKTNFSDVAGMDEAKVEIMEFVNFLKDPKKYEKLGAKIPRGAILSGPPGTGKTLVAKATAGEAGVPFLSVSGSEFMEMFVGVGASRVRDLFKQARQMAPSIVFIDEIDAIGKARGDATRGGGNDEREATLNQLLVEMDGFESSDHVVVLAGTNRPDVLDPALLRPGRFDRHISIDNPTVEGRKAVFMVHLQKIVTDLDREDLASRLAALTPGFSGANVANVCNEAALIAARADADSVDIKHFEQAIERVIAGLEKKTMVFTPDEKKTIAYHEAGHAICGWFLEHAHPLLKVSIIPRGKALGYAQYLPPDLNLLSEAQITDQLVMTLGGRVSEEIYFGDITNGAADDLRKVTQYATSMVTSLGMSPKIGPVNFEVAEDGFNKPYSEETANVIDHEIRRIISEAHTKCHELIRSKSKEMDLVAEELLKKEVITREDMIRLLGKRPWSEKNDAFDKYLDNKEVKMADKAQSEAKEIEKDENEVKKDDEEEKKDDSKDGKDKEEK is encoded by the coding sequence ATGAACCCCAGCATCGTGTCGTTACGGACGCTACGAGTGGGTTTGCGAGTTGCCACGCGGGCTCATACACTGCCCGTGGCCCAACGGCGGCTCTTCAGCTTTCAGACATCTTCTTCCTTGCTTCGAAACTGGGTCTTCAACAAACCACAAAACGACAAGaaagagaaggacgacaaaAACGCCCCAGGAGGAATGTGGTGGCAGAACCACCGCCAGGAGGGCGGTAACAACAACCAGGGAGGCCAGGGTGGCGACGGCAAGGATCCTAAGAAGCCCAACCTGCCCATGGGCGAATCGATCCTGACTAACCTGCTTGTGTTTGCTCTTCTGTCGTGGTAtctgtcttctccttctaACAGCGGCCCCAAGCTGTCGTGGCAGGAGTTCCAGAGTGGCTATTTGGAAAAGGGCAtggtcaagaagatgacTGTCGAGAACGGCCAGCGGGTTGTGGCTGAGCTCACCTCCCCCGTGCAGCAGCCCAACggaaccaccacctccattgTGGAGTTTGCCATTGGATCTGTCGAGTCCTTCGAGCGACGAATGGAGGAGGCCCAGGACGCCCTCCAcatcgctgctgctgaccgaATCCCTATCCACTACGTTCGACGATCTTCTCTGCTCGGAACTCTTCTTCCCCTGATCCCCACTATCCTCATGCTTGCCggtttcttcttcatctcgcGTCTGGGAAGACAGGGCGGTAAGGGAGGccccggaggaggaggaggactaTTCGGTATGGGTAAgtccaaggccaagctgttcaacaaggagaccGATGTCAAGACTAACTTCTCCGATGTCGCTGGTAtggacgaggccaaggtcGAGATCATGGAGTTTGTTAACTTCctcaaggaccccaagaagTACGAGAAGCTTGGTGCCAAGATCCCTCGTGGAGCTATCTTGTCCGGACCTCCGGGTACCGGTAAGACCCTTGTTGCCAAGGCCACTGCTGGTGAGGCCGGAGTGCCCTTCCTGTCTGTGTCCGGATCCGAGTTTATGGAAAtgtttgttggtgttggagcCTCCCGAGTGCGTGATCTGTTCAAGCAGGCCCGTCAGATGGCCCCCTCTATTGTCTTCATCGATGAGATTGACGCCATTGGAAAGGCTCGAGGAGATGCTACGCGAGGTGGAGGTAACGATGAGCGAGAAGCTACTCTGaaccagcttcttgttgagatgGACGGTTTCGAGTCCTCTGACCACGTCGTTGTTCTTGCCGGTACTAACCGACCTGATGTTCTTGATCCTGCTCTTCTGCGACCTGGCCGATTCGACCGACACATTTCCATCGACAACCCCACTGTCGAGGGCCGAAAGGCTGTCTTTATGGTGCATCTCCAGAAGATTGTTACCGATCTGGACCGAGAGGATCTAGCCTCTCGACTGGCTGCCCTGACTCCCGGTTTCTCTGGCGCCAACGTTGCCAACGTATGTAACGAGGCTGCTCTGATTGCAGCCCGTGCCGACGCCGACTCTGTTGATATCAAGCATTTTGAGCAGGCCATTGAGCGAGTCATTGCTGGTctggaaaagaagaccATGGTTTTCACGCCcgatgagaagaagaccattGCCTACCACGAGGCTGGACACGCCATCTGCGGTTGGTTCCTCGAGCATGCCCATCCTCTTCTTAAGGTCTCCATCATCCCCCGAGGAAAGGCTCTTGGATACGCCCAGTACCTTCCTCCGGATCTCAACCTGCTTTCTGAGGCCCAGATCACCGACCAGCTTGTCATGACTCTCGGTGGTCGAGTTTCTGAGGAGATTTACTTTGGtgacatcaccaacggAGCCGCCGACGATCTGCGAAAGGTGACACAGTATGCCACCTCCATGGTCACCAGCTTGGGCATGTCTCCCAAGATTGGTCCCGTCAACTTTGAGGTTGCCGAGGACGGATTCAACAAGCCCTACTCCGAGGAAACTGCCAACGTGATTGATCACGAGATTCGACGAATCATCTCCGAGGCTCACACAAAGTGCCACGAGCTGATCAGAtccaagtccaaggagatGGACCTGGTGGCTGaggagctgctgaagaAGGAAGTCATCACTCGAGAAGACATGATCCGACTTCTGGGCAAGCGGCCGTGGTCCGAGAAGAACGACGCTTTTGACAAGTACCtcgacaacaaggaggtcaagatGGCCGACAAGGCTCAGTcagaggccaaggagattgagaaggacgagaacgaagtcaagaaggacgatgaggaggagaagaaggacgactcCAAGGATGGTAAGGATAAGGAGGAGAAATAA
- a CDS encoding uncharacterized protein (Compare to YALI0B02596g, no similarity) has product MNLPNEIIEMIFRHSSVETCVVLSQTCRSFRDMYQFSESLLKQKLLARCPWLRIKEDGVEIETWGELAYVFCARVRTTHPPLGPWSIEGLFYHEKGPWEHVFGNMAQGRVLQPPRFMIPKSPEDDIVEIDTTYQFPYAPDFEAIHHRPVAEGEYLEGNKMIITNSNTGVFGGQVSVNLSTLEIKPVAEPIFVNKVVRDDPTGQTYYDYLGTLVPVPEGTIHVTEHVNNKEVLFVTGHVFIMVPLKNGQLQVDKRFSFSMIGAYMITQFHDSTFITQATTSSQRIYYINHQTRGLTTVLATTNGLFGGDHWEKFALHNGLLWHFQHNTLVPYQVDLEHMDDYGFASIRMRADWRISCHTHGFPTGPKLLQRQDKLQRLVSLVSFPDMVFDLSTRTCYKQKKMATDLSYPHDRYFAGISDGVIRFWRWRRTTGAFDLPENQHVIHW; this is encoded by the coding sequence ATGAACCTACCAAACGAGATTATCGAAATGATATTCAGACACTCTTCTGTTGAGACGTGTGTTGTTCTCAGCCAAACATGTCGTTCGTTTCGAGACATGTATCAGTTCTCCGAGAGCTTActcaagcagaagctgctAGCCAGATGCCCCTGGCTGCGTATAAAGGAAGACGGAGTTGAAATAGAGACTTGGGGTGAACTTGCATATGTCTTTTGTGCTCGGGTTCGCACCACTCACCCTCCGCTAGGACCTTGGTCTATCGAGGGCCTCTTTTACCATGAAAAGGGACCGTGGGAGCACGTGTTTGGAAACATGGCCCAGGGTAGGGTCCTTCAACCTCCTCGATTTATGATCCCTAAGTCTCCGGAAGACGACATTGTCGAGATTGATACTACCTACCAGTTTCCTTATGCTCCTGACTTTGAAGCGATTCATCATAGGCCAGTTGCTGAAGGTGAATATCTAGAGGGAAACAAGATGATAAtcaccaactccaacaccgGAGTATTTGGCGGCCAGGTTTCTGTCAATCTATCAACTCTGGAAATCAAGCCAGTTGCTGAACCCATTTTTGTCAACAAGGTCGTTCGGGACGATCCCACAGGGCAGACCTATTACGACTATCTGGGAACACTGGTGCCTGTACCCGAAGGAACTATTCATGTTACTGAACATGTGAACAATAAAGAAGTTTTGTTTGTCACAGGACATGTGTTCATCATGGTGCCCCTCAAAAACGGCCAACTGCAGGTCGACAAGAgattctccttctccatgaTAGGGGCGTATATGATCACCCAGTTTCACGACTCAACATTCATCACACAGGCAACTACAAGCAGTCAGAGGATCTACTACATCAACCACCAGACTCGGGGGCTGACTACTGTTCTTGCAACCACCAATGGgctgtttggaggagaccaCTGGGAGAAGTTTGCTCTTCACAATGGCCTACTTTGGCACTTTCAGCACAATACTTTGGTTCCTTACCAGGTTGACCTTGAGCACATGGACGACTATGGATTCGCTAGTATCCGAATGAGGGCAGATTGGCGTATTTCCTGTCATACACACGGCTTTCCTACGGGCCCTAAATTGTTACAACGGCAAGACAAACTACAGAGGTTAGTCAGTTTGGTTTCTTTCCCCGATATGGTGTTTGACTTGTCTACTCGAACGTGCTacaagcagaagaaaaTGGCTACCGATCTCAGCTATCCACACGATCGATACTTTGCTGGTATTTCAGATGGCGTCATCAggttctggagatggagacggACCACCGGAGCCTTTGATCTCCCTGAAAACCAGCATGTTATTCATTGGTAG
- a CDS encoding uncharacterized protein (Compare to YALI0B02662g, no similarity) — MKIKKGSRNDHHRRQSSDDAAKEFYAEARAKLRRAEEHQRNNQRRVRVDRNSGFADFPEYGRAENQHSRENSVEQEEEEDTPSEEEDDDFDASQSLPPFYVSGNSGPTRNFPRGIYDNIVEAYGVPLKHQSSATGEMNPVESEEMLHLLIAQAHFNGLPIPVFTLTPNAKETFWRDKNMDFYTDDPPVSVPGPREEERSRHSQQTERPPLPAFWEILQRIITNVVSFANTELRPIGEEIQRLFNTFEPDLQQSVQDHMSRLQQHGLEAAAQAAAKAREKNFRVCVGDKQFTLDNLFEALNLDVPIIDSTDVTDATEDGTEATSASASASAAPRTEPSRDGRGSHDLWRPRHAPGAHAYHPGSCRHNHGLSDEPKRRGDDFPKSFDQEKRHRHGGRHGHHGGRHGHGHVHGPGNTHILGPMMGHHTRPVPTPPPSRPVMGSSTSTGPHFHALNQTAAAPSPSQYGPPTGPPPGHMVERPFAFIPPAGTTLADELMPTAPVSSEGHYGPPPEREIVDLDAAEMTEAAELAEVIASSRHSHASEVPSSRHSERSERSERSGRSERSGRSGRSSRSNRKGLSEAEKHKIEVSEYYKQYWKQYFASRQGQAVDDPPPPPPPMASVSMPEVQHDNEAYDGQIRLEDSEFESEDDIWVEASREQK; from the coding sequence ATGAAAATCAAAAAGGGGTCCCGAAATGACCACCATAGACGGCAATCGTCCGACGACGCCGCCAAAGAGTTCTACGCTGAAGCCCGGGCCAAATTGCGACGGGCAGAAGAACACCAGCGGAACAACCAGCGTCGTGTGCGGGTTGACCGAAACTCCGGCTTTGCAGACTTCCCCGAGTACGGAAGAGCCGAGAATCAGCATTCGCGCGAGAACTCGGTTGaacaggaggaagaagaagacactccttcggaggaggaggacgacgacttcGACGCCTCTCAAAGCCTGCCTCCTTTCTACGTGTCCGGAAACTCGGGCCCCACTCGAAACTTCCCCCGAGGAATCTACGACAACATTGTGGAGGCCTATGGAGTGCCTCTGAAGCACCAGTCCTCCGCCACCGGCGAAATGAACCCCGTCGAGAGCGAGGAGATGCTTCATTTGCTCATTGCCCAGGCGCATTTCAACGGCCTTCCCATTCCCGTTTTCACTCTCACCCCCAACGCTAAAGAGACCTTCTGGAGAGACAAAAACATGGACTTTTACACAGACGACCCGCCCGTCAGCGTGCCTGGTCCTCGGGAGGAAGAGCGATCTCGACACAGCCAACAGACCGAAAGACCCCCTCTCCCTGCCTTCTGGGAGATTCTACAGCgtatcatcaccaacgtGGTGTCATTTGCCAACACAGAGCTGCGACCTATTGGCGAGGAGATCCAGAGACTCTTTAACACCTTCGAGCCCGATCTACAGCAGAGCGTGCAGGACCACATGAGTCGTCTGCAGCAGCACGGGCTCGAGGCTGCTGCCCAGGCTGCCGCTAAGGCCCGAGAGAAGAACTTCCGGGTCTGTGTAGGCGACAAGCAGTTCACCCTCGATAATTTGTTCGAGGCGCTTAACCTGGATGTCCCCATTATTGACAGCACCGATGTTACTGATGCCACCGAAGACGGCACCGAGGCTActtctgcctctgcctctgcctctgctgcGCCCAGAACAGAGCCGTCGCGTGATGGCCGTGGCTCTCATGACCTTTGGAGACCTCGACACGCTCCTGGGGCTCACGCTTACCACCCTGGTTCATGCCGGCACAACCACGGCCTCAGCGACGAGCCCAAGCGACGTGGTGACGACTTCCCCAAATCGTTCGATCAGGAGAAGCGACATCGACACGGAGGTCGACACGGTCATCATGGAGGACGACATGGTCATGGGCACGTCCATGGACCCGGTAACACCCACATCCTGGGTCCCATGATGGGACACCACACACGTCCTGTGCCCACAccccctccttctcggcctgTTATGGGatcttccacctccacaGGACCCCATTTCCATGCCTTGAACCAGACCGCCGCGGCTCCATCTCCCTCGCAATATGGCCCCCCTACTGGGCCCCCTCCTGGCCATATGGTTGAGCGGCCGTTTGCCTTCATTCCTCCCGCCGGCACGACTCTGGCCGATGAGCTCATGCCCACAGCCCCCGTGAGTAGCGAGGGCCACTATGGCCCTCCTCCGGAGCGTGAGATTGTTGACCTTGACGCTGCGGAGATGACCGAGGCCGCCGAGCTGGCCGAGGTCATTGCTTCCTCTCGACATTCACACGCTTCAGAGGTTCCTTCATCCCGTCATTCTGAGCGCTCTGAGCGTTCCGAGCGTTCTGGACGTTCTGAACGATCCGGTCGATCAGGCAGATCCTCGCGATCTAACAGAAAGGGACTCtccgaggccgagaagcACAAGATCGAGGTCTCCGAGTACTACAAGCAGTACTGGAAGCAGTACTTTGCCAGCAGACAGGGACAGGCTGTCGACgaccctcctcctcctcctcctcccatgGCTTCTGTCTCCATGCCCGAGGTCCAGCATGACAATGAAGCTTACGATGGCCAGATTCGACTTGAGGATAGCGAGTTTGAGTCCGAGGACGATATTTGGGTCGAGGCTAGCCGTGAGCAGAAGTAG